The genomic DNA TCTAGGCATCATGGTTGAAGGTGTTTGTGCTGGAGACATACCACCatcagaaggaaaaataaaaattggtggTCCTTGAGCTGGTGATATTGGAGGAGCTGGATACTGTGCCCCAGGATATGGCCCAGTCTCTGgtggaaaaataaatattgacgGTGGACTTGGTAGCTGTGGTGAAACAGAATTATCACCTGGTTTAGCGGCATCCGAGGCTGGTGGAAATATAAGTATTGGTGGACCTGGAACAGGTGAAGGTTTTTCCGGTGGTGCTGGAGAATCAGGTGGTTGTCTAGAATTTGGAGGAAAAATGAATACTGGAGGTATTGGAACTCCAGAAGATGAGGGAGGGGCAGGAGGTCTAGGTGGAAATACAGGAGGTGGGAATATTAGTATTGGAGAAGATGAGCCAGGTGTACCTGCAGGTTTTTCTGTTGGGGCAGGTGAAGGTACAAGCTTTTCTGCTGAGGCAGGTGAAGGAGGTGGAAATATGAATATAGATTGTGGTGAGGCTGGAGGAGCTCCAGAAAGAGTAGCAGGAGAAAGAGGTGGTTGTCCTGGTAAGATACCTGGAGGATATTGTGGTGTTTCTTTTGGTGTAGAAGGAAATATAAATATTGGAGAAGATGGAATGGGTGGTGGTGAAGGTGGGAAAGATGGTGTAGCAGGTAAAGAAGGATActgtttttcaggaggagcaggAGGAAATATAAATATTGGCTGTGGTGGTGGCGCTGGAGCTGGCTGTGAAGCAGGTGCTGgctggggggtggcaggtggtgCAGAATCAGATTCTTTTTCTGGTGGGGGTGGTGGGAATATAAATATTGGTGGAGCTGGAGCTGgtggtgcaggaggtggtggttGTGGAAATGAGGGCTGTTGAGGAGGCTGGGCAGAACCAGGACTTGTTTCTGGTGGTGATGGAGGAAATATGAATATTGACGGTGCTGAACCTGGCTGTGGAGGAGAACTTGGAGGCTGCATGTCTTCTTTTCGTTGTGATGAAGAGTCCCCTGGAAAATGACCATTTGGGGACACTGGTGGTGGAAATATAAAGACTGGTGGAGGGGATGGAGCAGCTTGTGGTGGATATGGTGGGAATGGCCCTTTTTCAGCAGGTGGTGGAAATATAAAAATCGGGGCAGGAGGAGAGGCAGGCTGAGATTCAGCCTTTTCTGGTGCTGGAGATGGTTTAGAAGATGTGGATGCTTCTTTTTCTGATGGAAATATGAAAATTGATGGGGCTGGTGCTGGTATTGGTGGTACAGGTGATGGTGGAGAAGCAGGAGAAGGTGTGGCAGGGGGTGATGGTGGAGACTGTGGTGGTgcaggaggaaaaataaaaatgggggCAGGAGGTAGGGGAGGAGGTGCAGCTGGAGCAACTTGGTCAGGCTGTTTGGAAGCAGACTCTTTTTCAGGTGGAGATGACGCTGGGGGAAATATTATAATTGATGGTGCAGGGGCAGGAGCTGGTAGTGGAAAACCATTATGATCTTGCCCTGGCCCTCGTTGTCCAGATGCTGGAGAAGGAGGTGGTGGTGTGGCTGGTGGGGGCTGAGGAGCCGGAGGAGGAAAAATAAGAATAGAAGGAGGTGCAGCAGCAACTGGAGGGGATGGAGGCATCATTGATGTCTCTTGAGTTGGCTTCTCTGAAGGTGGTGCTGGAGCAGGtggaggaaaaataaatattggtGGTCCTGAAGCAGAAGCTGGTGTGGAAGGAGGAGATGGAGATGCAGCAGGAGTTGGTGATGGAGGGAAGactggaggaggtggtggaggagGAAATACAAAAATAGGCTGAGGAGGTGCGGGAGATGGTGAGAAAGGGAAAAAGGGTGGTGCTGGAGAAGGTGGAGGTGAAGGGGGTGGTGAGGGTGGTAAAATAAAGATAGGCTGTGAATGAGCAGGAGTTTGTGGTGCTGATGGAGGTAAGGCTGCAGGAGGTTGCTGAGATGCAGGTGAAGGAGATTCTTTCTGGGGAGCAGGAGGAGGAAATATGAAGATTGGAGCAGTGGGAGCAGGTGCTGGTGCAGGGGAAGCTGGGGCAGAAAGTGGAGGTTCAGGCTGGGCAGGAGAACGtggttttttaaatataaaaattggtGGAGCAGGACTTGGGGCCCTCTCTCCAGGTAAAAATGGTGGAATTAAAGGCACAGTTGAAGGCCCTGGGGGTGATGCAGGTGGTGGGAAAATGAAGATTGATGGAGCAGGAGGAGCAGCTGGAATAAAAGTTTGAGCAGGAGCTACAGGAGGTGCTGCACCTGCAGATGGTCTTAATTTTAAACCTGGAGATGATGAAGGTTTAGCAGGTGGCTGTGCAATTGGAGAAGGGGGAGGAAATATGAATACAGGTGGTACCATAGGAACTGATCGAGAAGATCCACGAGAAGCACTGTGCTGAGGTGGTGAGGAGGTTCGGGTACGAGCAGAACGTCCTGCTGCTGGAGGtggaaatatgaaaaatgatGCTGGGGGTGCAGGTGCTGGTGCTGGCAGGGATACTGTGGCAGATGGTGCCAGGGGTATCGATGATGATGCTGGTATGGATGGTGCAGGTGCTGCAGCAGGTGGTGGAAAAATATAAACAGGCTGGGGTACTGGTGCACTACTAG from Erpetoichthys calabaricus chromosome 5, fErpCal1.3, whole genome shotgun sequence includes the following:
- the LOC114652839 gene encoding basic proline-rich protein-like; protein product: MKHVESQIVQRPYQLSNRQWSPAAINAMNYFRKPLLQRNSQSLQAKAPSRSALPPVFTFPISYASRGVNRPNPMAPSQSPAYPSFPPQPASPSSPTILLLPPKKKTRTAISSAVAQPFPAYLPSVKQTAINSQTSSSSAPVPQPVYIFPPPAAAPAPSIPASSSIPLAPSATVSLPAPAPAPPASFFIFPPPAAGRSARTRTSSPPQHSASRGSSRSVPMVPPVFIFPPPSPIAQPPAKPSSSPGLKLRPSAGAAPPVAPAQTFIPAAPPAPSIFIFPPPASPPGPSTVPLIPPFLPGERAPSPAPPIFIFKKPRSPAQPEPPLSAPASPAPAPAPTAPIFIFPPPAPQKESPSPASQQPPAALPPSAPQTPAHSQPIFILPPSPPPSPPPSPAPPFFPFSPSPAPPQPIFVFPPPPPPPVFPPSPTPAASPSPPSTPASASGPPIFIFPPPAPAPPSEKPTQETSMMPPSPPVAAAPPSILIFPPPAPQPPPATPPPPSPASGQRGPGQDHNGFPLPAPAPAPSIIIFPPASSPPEKESASKQPDQVAPAAPPPLPPAPIFIFPPAPPQSPPSPPATPSPASPPSPVPPIPAPAPSIFIFPSEKEASTSSKPSPAPEKAESQPASPPAPIFIFPPPAEKGPFPPYPPQAAPSPPPVFIFPPPVSPNGHFPGDSSSQRKEDMQPPSSPPQPGSAPSIFIFPPSPPETSPGSAQPPQQPSFPQPPPPAPPAPAPPIFIFPPPPPEKESDSAPPATPQPAPASQPAPAPPPQPIFIFPPAPPEKQYPSLPATPSFPPSPPPIPSSPIFIFPSTPKETPQYPPGILPGQPPLSPATLSGAPPASPQSIFIFPPPSPASAEKLVPSPAPTEKPAGTPGSSSPILIFPPPVFPPRPPAPPSSSGVPIPPVFIFPPNSRQPPDSPAPPEKPSPVPGPPILIFPPASDAAKPGDNSVSPQLPSPPSIFIFPPETGPYPGAQYPAPPISPAQGPPIFIFPSDGGMSPAQTPSTMMPRDDKPPPPPPPSQPPSIFIFPPETGPHPGAQFPPPVIPPAPGPP